Proteins encoded by one window of Lathyrus oleraceus cultivar Zhongwan6 chromosome 1, CAAS_Psat_ZW6_1.0, whole genome shotgun sequence:
- the LOC127088337 gene encoding proline-rich receptor-like protein kinase PERK8 — MLNETTSPSSSSPSSPPNYILSSDNEPSDPQSPTLAQLQARALASQQPSQHEPEPEVTSLASAQQSPPPSDQPQTPPPKQQTNPPPEQPVPSPVEHQPSPPPEQTTPPPSDIPPLPTSEDIITPPNPADTYPTPLSSPSSNPEPETAFPILEEAITLFVESSVEKIKSLSVNFGIRDDPSSVRIHLNRVIRWMTSKALKLKGLSEQVRNDFIRDAGIRLRARLDREAEEKARKEEEEEACLEEEQQIREAEEKVATEVAATAAAAEAEAKAKVEAEEATHIVAEEATKASVDALTQREKSKSGFSPLVLKTLEELQKE, encoded by the coding sequence ATGTTGAACGAAACCACCtcaccatcatcttcatcaccttcatcCCCACCAAACTACATTCTCTCATCAGATAACGAACCCTCTGACCCACAATCCCCCACTCTAGCTCAACTTCAGGCCCGTGCTCTGGCCTCACAACAACCATCACAACatgaacctgaacctgaagtcaccTCTCTAGCCTCTGCACAACAAAGTCCACCTCCATCTGATCAACCTCAAACACCACCCCCTAAACAACAAACAAATCCACCTCCTGAACAACCAGTACCTTCACCAGTTGAACATCAACCGAGTCCACCACCTGAACAAACAACACCACCTCCCTCTGATATTCCCCCACTACCAACCTCTGAAGACATCATCACTCCTCCAAATCCCGCTGACACCTACCCAACTCCACTATCCTCCCCATCCTCTAACCCTGAACCAGAAACCGCCTTCCCCATATTAGAAGAAGCAATAACTTTATTTGTAGAGTCTTCAGtggagaagatcaagtctctgtCTGTCAACTTTGGCATCAGGGATGATCCCTCTTCAGTGAGGATCCACTTGAATAGAGTGATCAGATGGATGACCTCTAAAGCTCTCAAAttgaaaggcctctctgaacaagtccgcaacgactttatcagagatgCTGGAATAAGGCTACGGGCTCGCTTGGATAGAGAGGCCGAGGAAAAGGCCaggaaggaagaagaagaggaagctTGCTTGGAAGAAGAACAACAAATTAGAGAAGCTGAAGAGAAGGTTGCTACTGAAGTTGCTGCTACTGCGGCTGCTGCTGAGGCTGAGGCAAAAGCTAAAGTCGAAGCTGAAGAGGCAACACATATTGTTGCAGAGGAAGCTACAAAGGCCAGTGTTGATGCTCTGACTCAGAGGGAGAAATCTAAGTCTGGTTTTTCCCCTCTGGTCTTGAAAACTCTAGAGGAACTGCAAAAGGAATAA